Proteins encoded within one genomic window of Porphyromonadaceae bacterium W3.11:
- a CDS encoding peroxiredoxin — MYTLVGKKAPGFSATAVKGSEIIENFTLEQFKGKKYVVLFFYPMDFTFVCPTELHAFQDKIDEFEKRDVQLIGCSVDSQFSHFAWLSQDRKEGGIKGVKYPILADFSKTISQNYGVLAGEEDIDEEGNLTYEGDPVAYRGLFLIDKEGIVRHMVINDLPLGRNIDEAIRMVDALQHYEQFGEVCPANWVDGKDAIKESHESVSDYLANH; from the coding sequence ATGTACACATTAGTTGGTAAAAAAGCCCCAGGCTTCAGCGCTACAGCCGTGAAAGGTAGCGAAATAATTGAAAATTTCACACTTGAGCAGTTTAAGGGTAAGAAGTATGTGGTGTTATTCTTCTATCCTATGGACTTTACATTTGTGTGTCCTACAGAGTTGCACGCATTCCAAGATAAGATAGATGAGTTTGAAAAGCGTGATGTCCAATTGATTGGGTGCTCTGTGGACTCTCAATTTTCACACTTTGCGTGGTTGTCTCAGGACAGAAAAGAAGGTGGTATCAAGGGTGTGAAATATCCTATCCTTGCTGACTTTTCAAAGACCATTTCACAAAACTATGGAGTCTTAGCTGGTGAGGAGGATATTGATGAAGAGGGTAACCTTACCTATGAGGGGGATCCTGTCGCTTATCGTGGTTTGTTTTTGATTGATAAGGAAGGAATCGTACGTCATATGGTGATTAATGATCTTCCTCTTGGTAGAAATATCGACGAAGCAATACGTATGGTGGATGCCCTTCAGCACTATGAGCAGTTTGGAGAGGTATGTCCAGCCAACTGGGTAGATGGTAAGGATGCTATTAAGGAAAGTCACGAAAGTGTATCTGATTACCTAGCAAATCACTAA
- a CDS encoding GSCFA domain-containing protein, producing the protein MFSYHLEIPKHHTLYDRKDKMVLWGSCFAQELMRSLYEDLFDVKGSPFGIMYNPLSMASGVHRVLHEDIPCEDELFFHLNEWHSFMHHSNFSNANKDLALRGMVQSYRETCDSLKDTSLLVLTFGTAFVYEHLKTGAVVNNCHKLPNDDYFSRRRLKVKEIVDIWTPIISDLRRLNSQLEVLFTVSPICHYRDGAHDNRLSKAILHLAIDELCKLPAVHYFPSYEIMQDELREYRFYKDDFAHPNDLAISYIINRFYNAYIDEEGEAVLSKEWHSIRGMLRHKPLTTHLPTIRGYYESIQERLIHFSEKMSHPYLEEQLEYINKKLEEL; encoded by the coding sequence ATGTTTTCTTACCACCTAGAGATTCCAAAGCATCACACTTTGTACGACAGAAAGGATAAGATGGTGCTATGGGGTTCTTGTTTTGCTCAGGAGCTGATGCGGTCTCTTTATGAGGATCTATTCGATGTTAAAGGATCCCCATTTGGTATCATGTACAACCCGCTCTCTATGGCGTCTGGTGTTCATAGGGTGCTTCATGAAGATATCCCATGTGAAGATGAACTCTTTTTTCATCTCAATGAGTGGCACAGCTTTATGCATCATAGCAACTTTTCTAACGCTAATAAAGATCTAGCACTCAGGGGAATGGTCCAGTCCTATAGGGAAACGTGTGACTCTCTTAAAGATACATCATTACTAGTCCTCACGTTTGGTACGGCATTTGTTTATGAACACTTGAAGACAGGAGCTGTTGTGAATAATTGCCATAAACTGCCAAATGATGATTATTTTAGTCGAAGACGGCTTAAGGTCAAGGAGATTGTGGACATTTGGACACCAATCATATCAGATCTAAGAAGACTTAATTCTCAGCTGGAAGTGCTTTTCACCGTTAGTCCAATATGTCACTACCGTGATGGAGCTCATGATAATAGGTTGAGCAAAGCCATTCTGCACCTAGCCATTGATGAACTTTGTAAATTGCCTGCTGTCCATTACTTTCCATCGTATGAGATAATGCAGGATGAGCTGAGAGAATATAGATTTTATAAAGATGATTTCGCTCATCCCAATGATCTAGCTATTAGTTATATCATAAATAGATTCTATAATGCGTACATCGACGAAGAGGGTGAGGCTGTTCTTTCGAAAGAGTGGCACTCAATTCGAGGAATGCTTCGGCACAAGCCATTGACTACCCATCTGCCAACTATCCGAGGGTACTATGAATCTATACAGGAGAGATTAATCCATTTTAGTGAAAAGATGTCCCATCCATACTTGGAAGAGCAACTTGAATATATAAATAAAAAGTTAGAAGAATTATAA